Proteins encoded together in one Camelina sativa cultivar DH55 chromosome 9, Cs, whole genome shotgun sequence window:
- the LOC104711776 gene encoding mRNA cap guanine-N7 methyltransferase 2-like isoform X1 → MSGFAVSKPEQSHHRLFDIAKTAIINIFAHPYTTVCELYCGEAPDTDKWEAAPIGHYIGIDTASSGISYVREAWESQRKNYDVEFFEADPSKDDLEIQLQKKLGQADLVSCWRHLQLCFETEESARRLLTNVACLLKPGGYFFGITPDSSTIWAKYQKNVEAYHNRSGTKPNVFPNYIRSESYVITFELEEEKFPLFGKRYQLKFSGETASEDHCLVHFPSLIRLAREAGLEYVEIQSLTDFYDDNRAHTGSLLMNAGPNLVDPRGKLLPRALDLLGLYATFIFQKPDPDLEPPLTTPVPFEVSNNHDERELPVNTDTSADDSSQGLGKISEQKGILGPGPADLRFSEAF, encoded by the exons atgagcGGCTTCGCGGTTTCAAAACCGGAGCAGAGTCATCATCGCCTCTTCGATATCGCAAAGACGGCCATAATCAACATATTCGCACATCCATATACCACT gtttgcgAGTTGTACTGTGGCGAAGCTCCTGACACCGACAAGTGGGAAGCTGCTCCGATTGGTCACTACATCGGAATTG ATACAGCGTCTTCTGGGATTTCTTATGTACGAGAAGCTTGGGAGAGTCAGAGGAAGAATTACGATGTGGAATTCTTTGAAGCTGATCCTTCCAAG GACGATCTTGAAATCCAGCTACAAAAGAAATTGGGGCAGGCTGATTTAGTTTCCTGTTGGCGCCATTTGCag TTATGCTTTGAAACTGAGGAGAGTGCGAGAAGACTCCTAACTAATGTAGCATGTTTACTGAAACCGGGGGGTTATTTTTTCGGTATTACTCCTGACTCGTCCACTATATG GGCAAAGTACCAGAAAAATGTCGAAGCATACCACAACAGGAGCGGTACAAAGCCTAATGTTTTCCCCAACTACATTCGGTCTGAAAGTTACGTGATCACTTTCGAATTGGAGGAAGAAAA ATTTCCGCTGTTTGGAAAGAGGTACCAGCTGAAATTTTCTGGTGAAACTGCTTCTGAAGACCATTGCTTGGTTCACTTCCCAAGCTTAATCAG GTTAGCAAGGGAGGCTGGCCTTGAGTATGTGGAGATTCAAAGTTTAACAGATTTTTATGATGATAACAG AGCCCACACTGGAAGTTTGCTGATGAATGCTGGTCCGAACTTAGTTGACCCTAGGGGAAAACTTCTTCCACGAGCATTAGATTTGTTAG GGCTGTATGCAACATTCATATTTCAGAAGCCTGACCCAGATCTTGAACCTCCTCTAACGACCCCTGTACCTTTTGAGGTTTCCAATAATCATGATGAG AGAGAATTGCCGGTAAACACTGACACAAGTGCGGACGATTCATCACAAGGACTAGGGAAGATTAGTGAACAGAAAGGAATATTAGGACCAGGCCCTGCTGATTTACGTTTCTCTGAAGCATTTTGA
- the LOC104711776 gene encoding mRNA cap guanine-N7 methyltransferase 2-like isoform X2, with amino-acid sequence MSGFAVSKPEQSHHRLFDIAKTAIINIFAHPYTTVCELYCGEAPDTDKWEAAPIGHYIGIASSGISYVREAWESQRKNYDVEFFEADPSKDDLEIQLQKKLGQADLVSCWRHLQLCFETEESARRLLTNVACLLKPGGYFFGITPDSSTIWAKYQKNVEAYHNRSGTKPNVFPNYIRSESYVITFELEEEKFPLFGKRYQLKFSGETASEDHCLVHFPSLIRLAREAGLEYVEIQSLTDFYDDNRAHTGSLLMNAGPNLVDPRGKLLPRALDLLGLYATFIFQKPDPDLEPPLTTPVPFEVSNNHDERELPVNTDTSADDSSQGLGKISEQKGILGPGPADLRFSEAF; translated from the exons atgagcGGCTTCGCGGTTTCAAAACCGGAGCAGAGTCATCATCGCCTCTTCGATATCGCAAAGACGGCCATAATCAACATATTCGCACATCCATATACCACT gtttgcgAGTTGTACTGTGGCGAAGCTCCTGACACCGACAAGTGGGAAGCTGCTCCGATTGGTCACTACATCGGAATTG CGTCTTCTGGGATTTCTTATGTACGAGAAGCTTGGGAGAGTCAGAGGAAGAATTACGATGTGGAATTCTTTGAAGCTGATCCTTCCAAG GACGATCTTGAAATCCAGCTACAAAAGAAATTGGGGCAGGCTGATTTAGTTTCCTGTTGGCGCCATTTGCag TTATGCTTTGAAACTGAGGAGAGTGCGAGAAGACTCCTAACTAATGTAGCATGTTTACTGAAACCGGGGGGTTATTTTTTCGGTATTACTCCTGACTCGTCCACTATATG GGCAAAGTACCAGAAAAATGTCGAAGCATACCACAACAGGAGCGGTACAAAGCCTAATGTTTTCCCCAACTACATTCGGTCTGAAAGTTACGTGATCACTTTCGAATTGGAGGAAGAAAA ATTTCCGCTGTTTGGAAAGAGGTACCAGCTGAAATTTTCTGGTGAAACTGCTTCTGAAGACCATTGCTTGGTTCACTTCCCAAGCTTAATCAG GTTAGCAAGGGAGGCTGGCCTTGAGTATGTGGAGATTCAAAGTTTAACAGATTTTTATGATGATAACAG AGCCCACACTGGAAGTTTGCTGATGAATGCTGGTCCGAACTTAGTTGACCCTAGGGGAAAACTTCTTCCACGAGCATTAGATTTGTTAG GGCTGTATGCAACATTCATATTTCAGAAGCCTGACCCAGATCTTGAACCTCCTCTAACGACCCCTGTACCTTTTGAGGTTTCCAATAATCATGATGAG AGAGAATTGCCGGTAAACACTGACACAAGTGCGGACGATTCATCACAAGGACTAGGGAAGATTAGTGAACAGAAAGGAATATTAGGACCAGGCCCTGCTGATTTACGTTTCTCTGAAGCATTTTGA
- the LOC104711775 gene encoding multiple myeloma tumor-associated protein 2 homolog, producing MYHPTRGGVRGGRDQFSWDEVKADKYRENYLGHSIKAPVGRWQKGKDLHWYARDKKQKGSNTDAMKEEIQRVKEQEEQAMREALGLAPKSSTRPQGNRLDKQEFTELVKRGSTAEDLGAGNADAVWVHGLGYAKAPRPWEDPSTLASSQKEDAEPAGLPAEALGVKAVEDGPVDVERDQKKDRHEERKPSRRDKEERHDRREKRERHEKRRTRDSDERKKPKKEKKDKKRRHDSDSD from the exons AATTCAGTTGGGATGAAGTGAAGGCTGATAAATACAGGGAGAATTATTTGGGTCACAGTATCAAAGCCCCTGTTGGAAGATGGCAAAAAG GTAAAGATCTTCACTGGTATGCTAGAGACAAAAAGCAAAAGGGTTCTAATACGGATGCTATGAAAGAGGAGATCCAAAGAGTTAAGGAACAAGAGGAACAGGCCATGAGGGAGGCTCTTGGCTTGGCACCAAAGTCCTCTACAAGACCACAAGGCAATCGCCTTGACAAGCAAGAGTTTACTGAACTTGTGAAGAGGGGTTCTACAGCTGAGGACTTGGGTGCAGGAAATGCTGATGCAGTGTGGGTTCACGGCCTTGGCTATGCAAa AGCACCACGACCTTGGGAAGATCCCAGCACCCTTGCATCCTCTCAGAAAGAAGACGCAGAGCCAGCAGGTTTGCCGGCAGAAGCATTAGGGGTCAAAGCTGTTGAAGATGGACCTGTTGATGTTGAGAGGGACCAGAAGAAAGATAGGCATGAGGAAAGGAAACCTTCAAGGAGAGATAAGGAAGAAAGACATGATAGGCGTGAAAAACGCGAAAGACATGAGAAGCGACGCACTCGTGATTCAGATGAGAGAAAGAAGcccaagaaagagaagaaggataAAAAGAGGAGGCATGACTCTGATTCCGATTGA
- the LOC104711772 gene encoding dihydrolipoyllysine-residue acetyltransferase component 1 of pyruvate dehydrogenase complex, mitochondrial, protein MVLPLFRRAAITRTSSLLRARLFAPASGFHTRYSNGAYHLDNKIGSSNGVRSASIDMITRTDDSPPKPILRFGVQNFSSEGSTSQMVLAMPALSPTMSHGNVVKWMKKEGDKVEVGDVLCEIETDKATVEFESQEEGFLAKILVTEGSKDIPVNEPIAIMVEEEDDIQNVPATVEGGQVGKEETSAHQEMKPDENKQQKSSIQPNASDLPPHVVLEMPALSPTMNQGNIAKWWKKEGDKIEVGDVIGEIETDKATLEFECLEEGYLAKILLPEGSKDVAVGKPIALIVEDAESIEAIKSSSTGGSEVEIVKEVPHSVVDKPTGRKAGFTKISPAAKLLILEHGLEASSIEASGPYGTLLKSDVVAAIASGKASKSSASTKKNQPSKETLSKSSSTSKSSVTQSDNYEDFPNSQIRKIIAKRLLESKQKIPHLYLQSDVVLDPLLAFRKELQENHGVKVSVNDIVIKAVAVALRNVRQANAFWDAEKADIVMCDSVDISIAVATEKGLMTPIIKNADQKSISAISLEVKELAQKARSGKLAPHEFQGGTFSISNLGMYPVDHFCAIINPPQAGILAIGRGNKVVEPVMGIDGIEKPSVVTKMNVTLSADHRIFDGQVGASFLSELRSNFEDIRRLLL, encoded by the exons ATGGTGCTTCCTCTCTTCCGGCGTGCTGCGATCACCCGCACTTCCTCGCTTCTCAGAGCTCGTCTTTTTGCTCCTGCCTCCGGATTCCATACTCG CTATTCTAATGGAGCATACCACTTGGACAACAAGATTGGTAGCAGTAACGGTGTGAG GTCGGCCTCCATAGACATGATTACAAGAACGGATGATAGTCCTCCAAAGCCAATT ttgCGATTTGGCGTGCAAAACTTTTCATCAGAAG GATCCACATCACAGATGGTTCTTGCAATGCCAGCGTTGTCTCCCACGATG AGTCATGGAAATGTTGtgaaatggatgaagaaagAAGGTGACAAG GTAGAGGTGGGTGATGTACTATGTGAGATAGAGACAGACAAAGCCACTGTAGAATTTGAGAGTCAAGAGGAAGG ATTTCTGGCCAAGATTTTAGTCACTGAAGGATCAAAGGATATCCCTGTTAATGAACCGATTGCAATAATG GTTGAGGAGGAAGATGACATTCAAAACGTTCCTGCCACAGTAGAGGGTGGACAAGTTGGTAAAGAAGAAACATCAGCTCATCAAGAGATGAAACCTGacgaaaacaaacaacaaaaaagttcCATTCAGCCCAATGCATCAGATCTTCCTCCACATGTCGTCTTAGAAATGCCAGCACTTTCTCCTACAATG AACCAAGGTAACATTGCGAAATGGTGGAAAAAAGAGGGTGACAAG ATTGAAGTGGGTGATGTCATAGGTGAGATCGAGACTGACAAAGCCACTCTGGAATTTGAATGCCTTGAAGAGGG GTACTTGGCTAAGATTCTACTTCCTGAAGGTTCCAAGGATGTGGCGGTCGGAAAGCCGATTGCCCTTATA GTCGAAGATGCTGAAAGTATTGAAGCCATCAAGTCTTCTTCCACAGGTGGTTCTGAGGTTGAGATAGTTAAAGAAGTCCCTCACAGTGTCGTAGATAAACCTACAGGGAGGAAAGCAGGTTTCACAAAGATCAGTCCTGCTGCAAAACTATTAATTTTAGAACATggattggaggcatcatcaatTGAGGCATCGGGTCCCTACGGTACATTACTGAAATCAGACGTTGTGGCCGCAATTGCTTCTGGCAAAGCTTCTAAATCATCTGCATCTACGAAAAAGAATCAACCATCAAAGGAGACCTTGTCCAAATCCTCCTCTACATCAAAGTCTTCTGTGACTCAGTCAGATAATTATGAAGATTTTCCCAATAGTCAAATTCGCAAG ATTATAGCAAAACGTTTATTGGAATCAAAACAGAAGATACCCCATTTATATTTACAATCAG ATGTAGTATTGGATCCTCTTCTTGCATTTAGAAAAGAACTTCAAG AAAACCATGGTGTTAAAGTGTCCGTCAATGACATAGTTATCAAAGCAGTGGCAGTCGCACTGAGGAATGTACGACAAGCTAATG CTTTCTGGGATGCTGAGAAAGCAGATATTGTTATGTGTGACAGTGTTGACATATCCATTGCAGTTGCAACTGAGAAG GGTTTAATGACTCCAATTATCAAGAATGCAGACCAGAAATCTATTTCTGCTATTTCCTTAGAG GTTAAGGAGTTGGCACAAAAGGCGCGGTCTGGAAAGCTTGCTCCTCATGAGTTCCAAGGAGGGACATTCAG CATTTCAAATCTAGGAATGTATCCGGTGGACCATTTCTGCGCAATCATTAACCCCCCTCAG GCTGGAATTCTAGCAATTGGTAGAGGAAATAAAGTGGTTGAGCCGGTTATGGGAATAGACG GAATTGAGAAGCCTTCGGTTGTAACGAAGATGAATGTAACGCTATCCGCTGATCATCGGATCTTTGATGGACAAGTTGGAG CTTCATTTCTGTCTGAATTGCGTTCAAACTTTGAGGATATTCGAAGACTTCTTCTGTAA